One window of the Eucalyptus grandis isolate ANBG69807.140 chromosome 6, ASM1654582v1, whole genome shotgun sequence genome contains the following:
- the LOC104432566 gene encoding uncharacterized protein LOC104432566 isoform X2, producing the protein MAYVPPHKRHSMESGDPSPVPASIRRQFKRGLNFRSPRANAHQSGKIVYADTAIYRWLAVGLDDDGDHLPSGFFLKPVSVEALERRSGEKLLALAKNCVANDDETSQDHSKKPWIHIAETVMPDLVSSYEVVRSEIEGQRMEEIKPALVARFGKILFHGNPSFPVETCGDMLREASLRQLKRSFYINHPASFVENVTLRIIPEICLSFAYEKDLYHVKLSDKSRPGATISCKCVVSKSEQRLELYKIQLNQVRHMVVDVSCLNKDLDMRLMLRTRSMLTAISEKEKNSIRDLITSAVIDSSVNGGLKWPLGKESSGDRYSIIGACHIISKTYKNSSMRLKVTHADQFDFRSSQGEVTEETVLKLKGITSELHGQILGTDVISDMLKDAVKMMWEHFLSCGNTVI; encoded by the exons ATGGCCTACGTTCCTCCGCACAAGCGACATTCGATGGAGAGTGGTGACCCGTCCCCTGTTCCGGCATCGATTCGGCGGCAGTTCAAGAGAGGTCTCAACTTTAGGTCGCCTAGAGCTAATGCTCACCAGAGTGGGAAGATCGTCTATGCAGACACGGCGATATATAGATGGTTGGCTGTTGGTTTGGATGATGATGGAGATCATCTTCCCTCTGGGTTCTTTCTCAAGCCGGTCTCTGTTGAGGCCCTTGAAAGGAGATCAGGAGAGAAACTGCTAGCCTTAGCCAAAAATTGTGTGGCTAATG ATGACGAAACGAGTCAGGACCATAGCAAGAAGCCTTGGATACATATAGCCGAAACAGTGATGCCTGATTTAGTTTCTTCATATGAGGTAGTGAGAAGTGAGATTGAGGGTCAGAGAATGGAAGAAATAAAACCCGCACTCGTTGCTAGATTTGGAAAAATCCTTTTTCATGG GAATCCTTCATTTCCGGTGGAAACTTGTGGAGATATGCTTAGAGAGGCCTCATTGAGACAGCTGAAAAGATCATTTTACATAAATCATCCTGCCTCTTTTGTGGAAAATGTGACTCTTAGAATTATCCCAGAGATTTGCCTAAGTTTTGCATATGAAAAGGATTTATATCATGTCAAG TTATCCGATAAGTCCAGGCCAGGTGCAACTATCTCCTGCAAATGTGTTGTTTCTAAGTCAGAGCAGAGACTCGAACTTTATAAG ATCCAATTAAACCAGGTGCGACACATGGTAGTTGATGTATCCTGCCTCAATAAGGATCTGGACATGAGGTTGATGTTACGCACCAGGAGCATGTTGACAGCTATTAGC gaaaaggaaaagaacagcATTAGGGATTTGATTACTTCTGCAGTTatagattctagtgttaatggGGGTTTAAAATGGCCTCTGGGAAAGGAATCTTCTGGAGATAGATACAGCATCATCGGAGCTTGTCATATAATCTCTAAAACTTATAAGAATTCATCCATGAGGCTGAAGGTGACACATGCTGATCAGTTTGATTTTAGGAGTTCCCAGGGGGAAGTTACTGAAGAAACTGTCCTGAAGTTGAAGGGCATAACTTCTGAATTGCAT GGACAGATTCTGGGAACTGATGTAATCTCTGATATGCTAAAAGATGCGGTAAAGATGATGTGGGAGCACTTCTTATCGTGTGGAAATACGGTCATTTGA
- the LOC104432566 gene encoding uncharacterized protein LOC104432566 isoform X1: protein MAYVPPHKRHSMESGDPSPVPASIRRQFKRGLNFRSPRANAHQSGKIVYADTAIYRWLAVGLDDDGDHLPSGFFLKPVSVEALERRSGEKLLALAKNCVANEDDETSQDHSKKPWIHIAETVMPDLVSSYEVVRSEIEGQRMEEIKPALVARFGKILFHGNPSFPVETCGDMLREASLRQLKRSFYINHPASFVENVTLRIIPEICLSFAYEKDLYHVKLSDKSRPGATISCKCVVSKSEQRLELYKIQLNQVRHMVVDVSCLNKDLDMRLMLRTRSMLTAISEKEKNSIRDLITSAVIDSSVNGGLKWPLGKESSGDRYSIIGACHIISKTYKNSSMRLKVTHADQFDFRSSQGEVTEETVLKLKGITSELHGQILGTDVISDMLKDAVKMMWEHFLSCGNTVI from the exons ATGGCCTACGTTCCTCCGCACAAGCGACATTCGATGGAGAGTGGTGACCCGTCCCCTGTTCCGGCATCGATTCGGCGGCAGTTCAAGAGAGGTCTCAACTTTAGGTCGCCTAGAGCTAATGCTCACCAGAGTGGGAAGATCGTCTATGCAGACACGGCGATATATAGATGGTTGGCTGTTGGTTTGGATGATGATGGAGATCATCTTCCCTCTGGGTTCTTTCTCAAGCCGGTCTCTGTTGAGGCCCTTGAAAGGAGATCAGGAGAGAAACTGCTAGCCTTAGCCAAAAATTGTGTGGCTAATG AAGATGACGAAACGAGTCAGGACCATAGCAAGAAGCCTTGGATACATATAGCCGAAACAGTGATGCCTGATTTAGTTTCTTCATATGAGGTAGTGAGAAGTGAGATTGAGGGTCAGAGAATGGAAGAAATAAAACCCGCACTCGTTGCTAGATTTGGAAAAATCCTTTTTCATGG GAATCCTTCATTTCCGGTGGAAACTTGTGGAGATATGCTTAGAGAGGCCTCATTGAGACAGCTGAAAAGATCATTTTACATAAATCATCCTGCCTCTTTTGTGGAAAATGTGACTCTTAGAATTATCCCAGAGATTTGCCTAAGTTTTGCATATGAAAAGGATTTATATCATGTCAAG TTATCCGATAAGTCCAGGCCAGGTGCAACTATCTCCTGCAAATGTGTTGTTTCTAAGTCAGAGCAGAGACTCGAACTTTATAAG ATCCAATTAAACCAGGTGCGACACATGGTAGTTGATGTATCCTGCCTCAATAAGGATCTGGACATGAGGTTGATGTTACGCACCAGGAGCATGTTGACAGCTATTAGC gaaaaggaaaagaacagcATTAGGGATTTGATTACTTCTGCAGTTatagattctagtgttaatggGGGTTTAAAATGGCCTCTGGGAAAGGAATCTTCTGGAGATAGATACAGCATCATCGGAGCTTGTCATATAATCTCTAAAACTTATAAGAATTCATCCATGAGGCTGAAGGTGACACATGCTGATCAGTTTGATTTTAGGAGTTCCCAGGGGGAAGTTACTGAAGAAACTGTCCTGAAGTTGAAGGGCATAACTTCTGAATTGCAT GGACAGATTCTGGGAACTGATGTAATCTCTGATATGCTAAAAGATGCGGTAAAGATGATGTGGGAGCACTTCTTATCGTGTGGAAATACGGTCATTTGA